A window of the Butyricimonas faecalis genome harbors these coding sequences:
- a CDS encoding peptidylprolyl isomerase, producing the protein MKYLSLLVLLFLASYASAQKNVIDKIIAVVGEEIVLKSDIENQFLHEQSQGLVNSSSDSRTRILENLLVQKLLVAQAKIDSIEVTDTEVENALNSQLEQYVQHIGSRERLETYFGKSYEDIKNEMRTPLREQMITQRMQSKIVENVRVTPSEVRYFYRKFNKDSLPEVPDKYEIQQIVIKPRISDTEKERIRNRLREFREEILAGKQTFNTLAVLYSEDPGSAAKGGELGYQTKSALAPAFAEAAFSLKPGRVSKIVETEFGFHILQYIDRQGDKVNVRHILLRPRISDEERQEAIQHLDTVLTYIHDGKATFEEAAAYFSMDKKTRNNGGLIFNEEDADSKLPRETIEGEMARQVNKLKVGEISSPFLDQTRTGEEYKVIKIKAYYPSHTANLDDDWISFENGLKNKKQQEVLDKWIKEKQENTYIHIDEDYKNSKFHYDGWFK; encoded by the coding sequence ATGAAATATTTATCACTGCTTGTACTATTATTTTTAGCTAGTTACGCCTCGGCACAAAAAAACGTGATCGACAAAATTATCGCTGTCGTGGGTGAAGAAATCGTGTTGAAATCGGATATTGAAAACCAATTTTTACATGAACAATCCCAAGGATTAGTAAATTCCTCCTCCGACTCACGTACCAGAATATTAGAAAACTTATTGGTTCAAAAACTATTAGTAGCTCAAGCTAAGATAGACAGTATCGAGGTAACCGATACGGAAGTAGAAAACGCTTTGAACTCCCAGTTAGAACAATACGTGCAACATATCGGCTCCCGGGAACGTCTAGAAACCTATTTCGGTAAATCATACGAGGATATCAAGAACGAGATGCGCACTCCGCTTCGCGAACAGATGATCACGCAAAGAATGCAATCCAAAATCGTGGAAAACGTTCGGGTAACCCCCTCGGAAGTTAGGTATTTCTACAGGAAATTCAACAAAGACAGCCTTCCAGAAGTGCCTGACAAATATGAAATTCAACAGATCGTTATCAAACCGAGAATCAGCGATACCGAAAAGGAGCGTATCCGCAATCGGTTGAGAGAGTTCCGTGAAGAAATTCTTGCCGGCAAACAAACATTCAATACGTTAGCAGTATTGTACTCGGAAGATCCCGGTTCTGCCGCCAAAGGCGGAGAATTAGGCTACCAGACCAAGAGCGCACTAGCCCCAGCATTTGCAGAAGCTGCCTTCAGTTTGAAACCCGGCCGAGTATCTAAAATCGTGGAAACAGAATTTGGTTTCCATATTCTGCAATACATCGACCGTCAAGGAGACAAAGTAAACGTACGACACATCCTACTCCGCCCTCGTATTTCCGATGAAGAACGACAAGAAGCGATTCAACATCTGGACACCGTGTTGACTTATATTCACGACGGGAAAGCCACGTTTGAAGAAGCCGCTGCCTATTTCTCCATGGACAAAAAGACCAGAAATAACGGCGGATTGATTTTCAACGAGGAAGATGCTGACTCCAAACTGCCTAGAGAAACCATCGAAGGAGAAATGGCCCGTCAGGTAAACAAACTGAAAGTGGGAGAAATCTCCTCTCCTTTCTTGGACCAGACCCGTACAGGCGAAGAATACAAGGTGATCAAAATCAAAGCTTACTATCCTTCCCACACGGCCAACCTGGACGATGACTGGATCAGTTTTGAAAATGGTTTAAAAAATAAAAAACAACAGGAAGTACTTGACAAATGGATCAAGGAAAAACAAGAAAACACCTATATTCATATCGACGAAGATTACAAGAACTCCAAATTCCATTACGACGGATGGTTCAAGTAA
- a CDS encoding helix-turn-helix domain-containing protein, which yields MKQAEFDGIIFTDTLLDYNSQQYTGRIIHILCQEGNMGFTFQETRYNIAAGDYVILPNPALVEEFSESADFRGIRMNLSATFVTSIAIRSNYGIIGHLALLQNPVMQLSSRDFHVCREAMLYIRKRLEDKEHLFQEELLGSLLTAHILDLYDIHARGKEAMQVSEHAASLLRRFIELLYKGEYIRNRNLDFYASALCITPHYLSEVCRKISGRPASYWIDRFTLLEITRLLRQQELSLTTIAEQLNFSSVSYFSRYVQKRLNRAPSDYRKDF from the coding sequence ATGAAACAGGCAGAATTCGACGGCATCATTTTTACTGACACGTTGCTGGATTACAACTCCCAACAGTACACAGGACGGATCATTCATATCCTTTGCCAAGAGGGTAACATGGGGTTCACGTTCCAAGAAACCCGCTACAATATTGCGGCGGGAGATTACGTTATCCTGCCTAACCCGGCACTCGTGGAGGAATTCTCTGAATCTGCTGATTTCCGGGGAATACGGATGAATCTCTCGGCCACATTCGTGACCTCAATCGCTATTCGCAGCAATTACGGAATTATCGGCCACTTGGCGCTCTTGCAAAACCCGGTCATGCAACTTTCCTCCCGTGACTTTCACGTGTGCCGAGAAGCCATGCTATATATCCGCAAACGCTTGGAGGACAAGGAACACCTTTTCCAGGAAGAGTTGCTAGGCAGCCTGCTGACGGCACATATTCTCGATCTCTACGACATCCATGCGCGGGGAAAAGAAGCGATGCAGGTGTCGGAACATGCAGCCTCTCTGCTACGGAGATTTATCGAGTTATTATATAAAGGTGAATATATCCGAAACCGCAATCTTGACTTTTACGCCTCGGCACTTTGTATCACCCCGCATTACCTGTCGGAGGTATGCCGGAAAATAAGCGGCCGACCGGCCAGTTACTGGATTGATCGTTTTACCCTTCTGGAAATTACCCGCCTATTGCGACAACAGGAACTTTCCTTGACGACTATCGCCGAGCAATTAAACTTTTCTTCCGTTTCCTATTTCAGCCGTTACGTGCAGAAAAGACTGAATCGGGCCCCCTCGGACTACCGGAAAGACTTTTAG
- a CDS encoding MGMT family protein encodes MDETLREFFNEVYEITRQIPLGKVLTYGKIAILAGRPQHARWVGRAMALAPDDTLPCHRVVNSIGETAPGWTEQRTLLENEGVTFLTNGCVDMKKHLWEVFRHQY; translated from the coding sequence ATGGACGAAACATTACGAGAATTTTTCAACGAAGTGTACGAGATTACCCGGCAGATCCCGTTGGGTAAAGTACTCACCTATGGCAAAATAGCCATATTGGCCGGACGACCACAACACGCACGATGGGTAGGACGAGCAATGGCTCTGGCACCCGATGACACGCTTCCCTGCCATCGGGTCGTAAACAGCATCGGAGAAACCGCACCGGGATGGACCGAACAACGCACCCTGCTGGAAAATGAGGGTGTTACGTTTTTGACCAACGGGTGCGTGGATATGAAAAAGCACCTGTGGGAGGTATTTCGACACCAGTATTAA
- a CDS encoding peptidylprolyl isomerase: MKLQHILIFIPFLWACNDKFTKNEQPVAKVFDKYLLKSEVSSFIPQGTPSKDSLIMAQSYVRNWITKELLLHKATQNLSDEEKNIRKQVEDYSSSILIHKYKEKLISQKLSREISEREISQYYDANKFNFVLNTPVVRALFVVIPKSAPKIEDARKWFRSKEAKDQEALEEYCITSAKKFDSFNDQWIELRNLLNLLPITSAEWESKYKNKESIEIEDDENYYFLKINEIRQAHETAPLNYVKKEIEILLLNKRKISFEENLEKDINAEGLRKDYVKIY, encoded by the coding sequence ATGAAACTACAACATATACTGATTTTTATCCCTTTCTTATGGGCTTGTAACGATAAGTTTACAAAAAACGAGCAACCCGTGGCAAAGGTTTTTGACAAATACCTGTTGAAATCAGAAGTTTCCAGCTTTATTCCTCAAGGAACACCCTCAAAGGATAGTCTCATCATGGCACAGAGTTACGTGCGAAATTGGATTACCAAAGAATTGCTGTTGCACAAGGCAACCCAAAACTTAAGTGACGAAGAAAAAAATATCAGAAAACAAGTGGAAGACTACTCCTCTTCTATCTTGATCCACAAATACAAGGAGAAACTGATCTCCCAAAAACTTAGCCGAGAAATAAGCGAGCGCGAAATCTCGCAATATTACGATGCGAATAAATTCAATTTCGTGCTGAACACCCCGGTCGTGAGAGCCTTGTTCGTGGTGATTCCTAAATCCGCCCCGAAAATTGAGGATGCCAGAAAGTGGTTCCGCTCCAAGGAAGCCAAAGACCAAGAAGCATTGGAAGAATACTGTATTACATCGGCCAAAAAATTCGACAGTTTCAACGACCAATGGATTGAACTGCGCAACTTGTTAAACCTCCTGCCTATCACGTCGGCAGAATGGGAAAGCAAGTATAAAAACAAAGAATCCATCGAAATCGAAGATGACGAGAACTATTATTTTCTTAAAATCAACGAAATCCGCCAAGCCCATGAAACAGCACCTCTCAACTACGTGAAAAAAGAGATTGAAATATTATTGCTAAACAAACGTAAAATCTCCTTCGAGGAGAATCTGGAAAAAGACATAAACGCGGAAGGTCTACGGAAAGATTATGTCAAAATATATTAA
- a CDS encoding RagB/SusD family nutrient uptake outer membrane protein, with the protein MKKRIYLILLLLPLVSCNDMFKNFLNEEPETLVTNTNFWKTEKDVESAVYELHVMFRSWGGYVETRLYRDRGLPFDYLGLTWKNISDNELRKDMDITRAPSWHDEYQAIGMCNFILGNIHRAKIPEERINYYKGQALTIRAYLYFYVLRTWGDAVLITAEGDVGEKAVTPWREIMKVVIDDLVEATKLLPPVNEMKDANNIPVTSKQIPSRGTAFAILAHAYAWQAGYGEEPEYYQKGIDAATEVIQSGDYSLVNNPHEICEIVLPGNSQEGILEIDFLNPEAINRSGSGLPGVTQKWPADPNATPSTRRTLLRLNNESAMAMFPDINDKRREEYFYKLDSMAGISTSITQGAAYIYKFRRPLLHTSGSQLGKLLGYDLNEILIRLADIYLLRAEMRAKSGDTPGAIADLNVIRKRAGAKEYTPYENLEEAIALEREKELFLEGICTRYFDIVRNGTYREKLRDKFKTLSDQDVKDGALFFPISFDAFQNNTKMTQNIYWKRNGFAI; encoded by the coding sequence ATGAAAAAACGAATCTATCTAATTTTGCTGTTACTCCCGTTAGTAAGCTGCAATGATATGTTCAAGAATTTTTTGAATGAAGAACCCGAAACTCTCGTCACGAACACGAATTTCTGGAAAACGGAAAAAGACGTCGAGTCTGCCGTGTATGAACTTCACGTCATGTTCAGGTCTTGGGGCGGATACGTTGAAACACGACTTTACCGGGACAGGGGTCTCCCGTTCGATTATCTCGGTTTGACCTGGAAAAACATATCGGACAACGAGTTACGGAAGGATATGGACATAACAAGAGCTCCAAGTTGGCACGACGAGTACCAAGCGATCGGGATGTGCAACTTTATTTTAGGCAACATTCACCGGGCGAAGATACCCGAAGAACGCATAAATTACTACAAAGGACAAGCGCTGACAATACGGGCTTACTTGTATTTCTATGTTTTACGCACGTGGGGCGATGCCGTGTTAATTACGGCAGAAGGTGACGTTGGGGAAAAAGCTGTTACCCCGTGGCGAGAAATCATGAAGGTCGTGATAGATGATCTCGTTGAGGCCACGAAATTATTGCCCCCGGTGAACGAGATGAAAGATGCCAATAACATCCCGGTAACAAGCAAACAAATACCTTCAAGGGGAACGGCATTTGCCATTCTCGCCCATGCATACGCTTGGCAGGCCGGGTACGGGGAGGAACCTGAATATTACCAGAAAGGCATTGATGCTGCCACCGAAGTAATCCAATCCGGTGACTACTCGCTAGTGAATAATCCCCACGAAATTTGCGAGATCGTGTTACCAGGCAACAGCCAAGAAGGCATTCTTGAAATAGATTTTCTGAACCCTGAAGCGATCAATCGGTCTGGGAGTGGTTTACCGGGAGTCACTCAAAAATGGCCGGCAGATCCAAACGCCACCCCCTCGACAAGGAGAACCTTACTCCGCTTGAACAACGAGAGCGCCATGGCCATGTTTCCGGATATAAATGACAAGAGACGAGAAGAATATTTTTACAAACTGGATTCCATGGCAGGAATTTCAACCTCAATTACGCAAGGAGCCGCCTATATTTACAAATTCAGGAGACCACTGTTGCACACAAGTGGCAGTCAACTCGGTAAACTTTTGGGATATGACCTGAATGAAATACTGATTCGTCTTGCGGATATATACCTGCTCCGGGCTGAAATGAGAGCGAAATCCGGTGATACTCCGGGAGCGATAGCCGACTTGAACGTGATCAGGAAACGAGCTGGGGCAAAGGAATATACCCCGTATGAAAATTTGGAAGAAGCGATTGCACTAGAAAGAGAGAAAGAATTATTTCTCGAAGGAATATGCACGAGATACTTTGATATTGTCCGTAACGGGACCTACCGTGAAAAACTCAGGGATAAATTCAAGACTCTCTCCGACCAAGACGTGAAAGACGGGGCTTTATTCTTTCCGATTTCTTTTGACGCCTTTCAAAATAATACCAAAATGACACAGAATATTTACTGGAAAAGAAATGGATTCGCAATTTAA
- a CDS encoding fasciclin domain-containing protein, translating into MKTILFICITVTLLASCEKDYQHDTGLADAYHDCSMMDYLRSDHNNWDSIVVAIEYAGLTGIFEGTNPDYKEITFFGPTNMSIRKFFLEQTGEKIYQSIREIPVELVRNMILAYLVEGKKMKESFDYEIKGTLTGGTEVYSLNNVKLRVYRTQSEFNGIPDIGAEGLKIHAEISGQMADIASADIETNNGVVHSLSNRFTWVEL; encoded by the coding sequence ATGAAAACAATACTATTTATATGCATTACCGTCACCCTTCTTGCAAGCTGTGAAAAAGATTACCAGCATGACACCGGGCTGGCAGACGCTTATCACGATTGCTCGATGATGGACTACCTGAGAAGTGACCATAACAACTGGGATTCCATTGTCGTCGCCATTGAATACGCGGGATTAACCGGAATTTTCGAGGGGACAAATCCCGATTACAAGGAAATCACGTTTTTCGGCCCCACGAACATGAGTATCCGAAAATTTTTTCTCGAACAGACCGGAGAAAAAATCTACCAATCAATCCGGGAAATACCCGTGGAACTCGTCAGGAATATGATCCTCGCTTATCTGGTCGAAGGGAAAAAGATGAAAGAGTCTTTTGACTACGAAATAAAAGGAACACTCACGGGAGGAACGGAAGTGTATTCCCTGAATAACGTCAAGCTCCGGGTATATCGCACGCAATCCGAGTTTAACGGAATCCCCGACATCGGAGCGGAGGGGCTAAAAATTCACGCCGAAATCAGCGGGCAGATGGCAGACATCGCTTCCGCCGACATCGAAACAAATAACGGGGTGGTACATTCCCTTTCAAACAGGTTTACATGGGTTGAATTATAA
- a CDS encoding aldo/keto reductase, with the protein MKDVRLNNGVMMPAIGFGVFQIPENETERVVTNAIEVGYRLIDTAAAYFNEEQVGNAIRRSGIEREKFFVTTKLWVQDYEYDNALRAFDLSMKKLGLDYLDLYLMHKPYGNYYAAWRAMERLYKEGRVRAIGVTSFSSERLQDLFLHNEIKPAVNQLETNPFFQQQAANAFLQQEGIQHEAWAPFAEGKNDIFNHPVLKEIASRHGKSVGAVILRWLNQRNIVVIPKSVRVERMVENFNILDFTLAGEEMTAIAALETGKSPIYDDMDLQIVKGIGLHKIHD; encoded by the coding sequence ATGAAAGACGTGAGATTAAACAACGGAGTGATGATGCCAGCCATTGGGTTTGGCGTATTCCAAATACCAGAGAACGAAACAGAACGGGTAGTGACGAACGCCATTGAGGTTGGTTATCGCTTGATCGACACGGCGGCGGCTTACTTCAATGAAGAACAAGTGGGCAATGCGATCCGTCGGAGCGGCATTGAACGAGAGAAGTTTTTTGTGACCACCAAATTGTGGGTGCAGGACTACGAGTATGACAATGCGCTACGGGCATTCGACCTTTCGATGAAGAAACTAGGCCTCGATTACCTCGATCTTTACTTGATGCACAAACCTTACGGCAACTACTATGCCGCATGGCGGGCCATGGAGCGGCTCTACAAGGAGGGACGTGTGCGGGCCATCGGCGTGACGAGCTTTTCCAGCGAGCGCCTGCAGGACCTTTTCCTGCATAACGAGATCAAGCCTGCCGTGAACCAGTTGGAAACTAACCCATTTTTTCAGCAGCAGGCAGCCAACGCCTTCTTGCAGCAGGAGGGTATCCAACACGAGGCATGGGCGCCCTTTGCCGAGGGGAAGAATGACATATTTAACCATCCGGTGTTGAAAGAGATTGCCTCTCGACACGGCAAGAGTGTGGGGGCCGTCATTCTTCGCTGGTTGAACCAGCGGAATATCGTGGTGATTCCCAAATCCGTGCGTGTAGAGCGTATGGTCGAGAATTTCAATATCCTTGACTTCACGCTTGCCGGGGAGGAAATGACCGCCATTGCAGCACTGGAAACGGGCAAAAGCCCCATTTACGATGACATGGACCTACAGATCGTGAAAGGAATCGGATTGCACAAAATTCATGATTAA
- a CDS encoding OstA-like protein — protein MRAGLWVGILCIVWGLLPLQTVVAQGNKKAKVKIVNADSLLVGTLGKPSRFIGNVHMTHENTLMWCDSLYQYELPDSNYLEAFGHVRVIKNDSIRMSGDYMYYDANKKLIQVRRNVTLEDPQMVLTTDFLDYDGLFDIGYYFNWGQLKDSQNTLDSKKGNYFTQTKIALFKDSVKVNSPEYLIFSDTLKYNTETKLVSILGPTNIYGKGEDNNTLYTEDGWYDSNLGHAELYKNNRVTHLSYEGVADTMVIDSITGMANLYKNITLVDTVNNVIVKGEYAQMDREQNKAFVTDSALLIMVGKQDSLFVHGDTLFMDQDSAKNQILRAYYKVKFFSQDMQGLCDSMVYLSVDSTITLYKDPVTWASGNQMTAEKISLLTGNGTIKEFYLNTKAFMVARREETEMYDQIKGRNMTGYFRDNELYMVYVNGNGETIYFPDDKGNVIGINTANSSNIRIMIDKRKVTDIIFINKPDGELNPLFLADPEEARLKDFRWLKYMQPLNKFDIFKEAKEPEPIEKKEEK, from the coding sequence ATGAGAGCAGGTTTATGGGTTGGGATACTATGTATTGTATGGGGATTACTCCCCTTGCAGACTGTAGTAGCACAGGGAAATAAAAAAGCAAAAGTAAAGATTGTTAATGCAGATAGTTTGCTGGTAGGAACATTGGGTAAACCGTCCAGATTTATCGGTAACGTACACATGACGCATGAAAACACGCTCATGTGGTGTGATAGTCTCTACCAGTACGAACTACCGGACTCTAACTACCTCGAAGCATTCGGTCACGTGCGAGTGATCAAAAATGATAGTATTCGCATGTCCGGCGACTACATGTACTACGATGCCAACAAAAAACTGATTCAAGTCCGCCGAAACGTCACGCTGGAAGATCCCCAGATGGTCTTGACCACCGATTTCCTTGATTACGATGGTCTATTCGATATCGGGTATTATTTCAACTGGGGACAACTGAAAGATAGTCAGAACACGTTGGATAGTAAAAAAGGAAACTATTTTACCCAAACGAAAATAGCTCTCTTCAAGGATAGCGTAAAAGTCAATTCTCCCGAATACCTGATCTTCTCGGACACCTTGAAATACAACACAGAAACCAAACTGGTTTCCATTCTAGGCCCCACGAACATATACGGGAAAGGAGAAGATAATAATACCCTCTACACCGAGGATGGATGGTATGATTCCAATTTAGGACATGCCGAACTATACAAAAACAATCGGGTTACCCACTTAAGTTACGAGGGTGTGGCCGATACCATGGTAATTGATAGTATAACCGGGATGGCCAATCTCTACAAGAACATCACGCTCGTGGACACCGTGAACAACGTAATCGTGAAAGGTGAATACGCCCAGATGGATCGGGAACAAAACAAAGCATTCGTCACCGATAGCGCCCTGTTAATCATGGTAGGAAAGCAAGATTCTCTTTTCGTACACGGTGACACCCTATTCATGGATCAGGACTCTGCCAAGAACCAGATTTTACGAGCTTACTATAAAGTCAAGTTCTTTAGTCAAGATATGCAGGGCTTGTGTGACTCTATGGTTTATCTTTCCGTTGATTCCACCATCACCCTCTACAAAGACCCGGTAACATGGGCCAGTGGTAACCAAATGACGGCAGAAAAGATTTCCTTGCTCACGGGCAATGGAACAATTAAAGAATTCTACCTAAACACGAAGGCCTTTATGGTTGCCCGAAGAGAGGAAACTGAAATGTACGACCAAATCAAAGGGCGTAATATGACCGGTTATTTCCGAGATAATGAGCTATATATGGTATACGTGAACGGTAACGGGGAAACGATCTACTTCCCCGATGATAAAGGGAACGTGATCGGGATCAACACCGCAAACAGTTCCAACATTCGTATCATGATCGACAAACGGAAAGTCACGGACATCATCTTTATCAACAAACCCGACGGGGAACTCAATCCCCTGTTCTTGGCCGATCCCGAAGAAGCCCGATTGAAAGACTTTCGCTGGTTGAAATACATGCAACCATTGAACAAATTCGACATCTTCAAAGAAGCCAAAGAACCCGAACCTATTGAGAAAAAAGAGGAAAAGTAG
- a CDS encoding RecQ family ATP-dependent DNA helicase: MIRDIKEILKTYWGYDDFRSLQEEIIRSVLDGKDTLALMPTGGGKSLTYQVSGLAMEGLCLVVTPLIALMKDQVEDLKNRQIPAEAIYTGMRRDRVESIINKCIYDTVKFLYVSPERLYSERFREKLRLMNVCLITVDEAHCISQWGYDFRPPYLRIAEVREFFPGVPTLALTATATPEVVADIQKQLHFSTPNVLSKSFRRENISYVIRETEAKPLELYHILSKVQGGAIVYVRTRLKASSIAAFLNKSGIKSNFYHAGLSSAQRSRRQEAWKSGKVPVVVATNAFGMGIDKADVRVVVHYDVPDSPEAYFQEAGRAGRDGKRAYAVLLSSRAALGGLKKRIDDAFPPKDYILKVYESLANYCQLGEGEGQGRTFEFNLKLFARNFKLNEARVMAAISILEVAGFLGYTTDINSRSRVMFTVLRDRLYEFETGDPLLEKLMVLLMRNYAGIFVQDAYVDEVFLADQLDVTRKELYDAFVSLAKRKIIRYVPGDAKPYIVYYQPRLPLSYITIGREAYENRKELFVTKIGAMARYIQDNETCRQLLLMEYFGQKEDKPCGICDVCIGKKKRLQRGERKKLEEQILQVLAKQNTNIRELVRELGEDKEVVIGQIRKLLDEGKIQYVSTLELGVTGKS, translated from the coding sequence ATGATCCGTGATATAAAAGAGATATTAAAGACTTACTGGGGATATGATGATTTTCGATCCCTGCAGGAAGAAATTATCCGTTCCGTGTTGGACGGGAAGGACACGCTTGCCCTTATGCCAACGGGTGGGGGAAAGTCGCTTACGTACCAAGTGTCCGGGTTAGCCATGGAGGGACTTTGTCTGGTGGTGACACCCTTGATTGCTTTGATGAAGGATCAGGTGGAGGATTTGAAGAACAGGCAGATTCCGGCTGAGGCGATATACACGGGTATGAGGCGTGACCGGGTGGAGTCGATCATTAATAAATGTATATATGACACGGTTAAGTTCCTGTACGTGTCGCCCGAGCGATTGTACTCGGAACGTTTTCGGGAGAAATTGAGGTTGATGAACGTGTGTCTGATTACCGTGGACGAGGCTCATTGTATTTCTCAATGGGGGTATGATTTTCGCCCTCCATACTTACGAATAGCAGAGGTTCGTGAATTCTTTCCCGGGGTGCCCACATTGGCGCTCACGGCAACGGCTACTCCGGAGGTAGTGGCAGATATTCAGAAACAACTGCATTTTTCAACCCCGAACGTTCTCTCTAAAAGTTTCCGGCGAGAAAATATTTCCTACGTGATCCGGGAGACGGAAGCCAAACCGTTGGAATTATACCATATTTTATCCAAGGTGCAGGGAGGAGCGATCGTGTACGTGCGAACCCGGTTGAAAGCTTCTTCGATTGCCGCTTTTCTAAATAAATCGGGTATCAAGTCCAATTTTTATCATGCCGGATTATCTTCGGCACAGCGGTCTCGTCGACAGGAAGCATGGAAAAGTGGAAAGGTTCCCGTGGTAGTGGCGACGAATGCTTTTGGGATGGGAATTGATAAGGCGGACGTGCGGGTGGTAGTGCATTATGATGTGCCGGACAGCCCGGAAGCCTATTTTCAGGAAGCGGGACGTGCCGGGCGGGATGGAAAACGGGCATACGCTGTATTACTTTCCAGTCGGGCGGCTTTGGGCGGTTTGAAAAAACGAATTGATGATGCTTTTCCACCGAAAGATTATATATTAAAGGTTTATGAGTCTTTGGCGAATTATTGTCAGTTGGGTGAAGGGGAAGGACAGGGACGGACGTTCGAGTTCAATTTGAAATTGTTTGCCCGTAATTTTAAACTCAACGAGGCGAGGGTGATGGCTGCTATCAGTATTTTGGAAGTTGCCGGCTTCTTGGGTTACACAACGGATATAAATTCTCGTTCCCGGGTGATGTTTACCGTGCTACGGGATCGGTTGTACGAGTTCGAGACGGGTGATCCCTTGCTGGAAAAACTCATGGTACTTTTGATGAGAAATTATGCTGGTATTTTCGTGCAAGACGCTTACGTGGACGAGGTTTTTCTAGCTGATCAGCTTGACGTGACACGTAAGGAGTTGTATGATGCCTTTGTTTCACTGGCAAAGCGTAAGATTATCCGCTACGTACCGGGAGACGCTAAGCCTTACATCGTGTACTACCAGCCCCGGTTGCCGTTGTCCTATATAACGATCGGGCGGGAGGCTTACGAGAACCGGAAGGAATTGTTTGTTACGAAAATCGGAGCCATGGCCCGTTATATTCAAGATAATGAGACGTGTCGTCAGCTTTTGCTTATGGAGTATTTCGGGCAGAAGGAAGATAAGCCTTGCGGGATATGCGATGTTTGCATCGGGAAGAAAAAACGCTTGCAGCGGGGAGAGCGGAAAAAACTAGAGGAACAAATCTTGCAGGTGCTTGCAAAGCAGAATACGAATATTCGGGAGTTGGTGCGTGAATTAGGTGAGGACAAGGAAGTCGTGATCGGGCAAATCCGAAAGCTATTGGATGAGGGGAAAATTCAGTATGTTTCAACTTTGGAACTGGGGGTGACGGGGAAATCTTAG